In the genome of Populus alba chromosome 11, ASM523922v2, whole genome shotgun sequence, one region contains:
- the LOC118031249 gene encoding uncharacterized protein, translating into MDPPMKRKRGHPRKDESSVLGEKTPVMPESDNMKENKETTGTTGANMVGQVITGVIGGLFDAGYLVKVKVGDSETPLRGLVFLPSRFIPITAANDVAPQAKKNRRADIPIPVSYPPTQLPSFVTSPEQSDKQLVELKKVAPTAQDEGLQSGFQPTVPTAKESQSAPQMLPLTEYLQSSRTFLGGKVARHQVLGSGCDNQSASAMVQMGHNKVAGQHDLMLEFEASLRKGLNLSVKENEQSKSVSLPAPPADILPGSETAKMELEIQQQPSSDDLKLNQPVHYGVKSPSSFMEKKASPENVAPPEPAMKIISGDDKSHLNGSSIGPAANSTEANSLSAPIESFPSLLFEREAIPSTPKLAAEGSPLQRVTKPQSDGSSGGTNIMKAGPDTSATVILPATLFGREAILPESKAASDELVLRRMTTRSTPQICSSPGVANNVDSNIKDVIPPAES; encoded by the coding sequence ATGGATCCTCCTATGAAACGCAAACGTGGCCATCCGCGCAAGGATGAGAGCTCAGTACTAGGCGAGAAAACACCAGTAATGCCTGAATCTGACAATATGAAGGAAAACAAAGAGACTACAGGAACAACTGGCGCTAACATGGTGGGTCAGGTGATTACCGGTGTTATTGGTGGTTTATTTGATGCTGGATATCTTGTTAAAGTTAAGGTAGGGGACTCTGAGACTCCTTTGAGGGGTCTTGTATTTCTACCCAGCCGATTCATTCCCATCACTGCTGCAAATGATGTGGCTCCACAAGCAAAAAAGAATAGAAGAGCAGATATTCCCATCCCAGTTTCATATCCTCCAACTCAGCTGCCTAGTTTTGTTACTTCACCAGAGCAGAGTGATAAGCAACTGGTTGAGTTAAAAAAGGTTGCACCCACTGCTCAAGACGAAGGGCTACAATCTGGGTTTCAACCAACTGTCCCAACTGCAAAGGAGAGCCAGTCTGCTCCTCAGATGCTGCCTCTGACTGAATACTTGCAGAGTAGCAGGACCTTCCTTGGAGGGAAAGTTGCGAGGCATCAAGTTTTGGGTTCAGGATGTGACAATCAATCTGCCTCTGCTATGGTACAGATGGGGCATAATAAGGTTGCCGGACAGCATGATTTGATGCTGGAATTTGAAGCCTCCCTAAGAAAAGGCCTTAATTTAAGCGTAAAGGAAAATGAacaatcaaaatctgtgtcactACCTGCACCTCCTGCTGATATTTTGCCAGGGAGTGAAACTGCTAAGATGGAGCTTGAAATTCAACAGCAACCTTCCAGTGATGACCTTAAGCTGAATCAACCAGTTCATTATGGAGTAAAAAGCCCTAGTTCTTTCATGGAAAAAAAGGCTTCTCCAGAAAATGTTGCACCTCCGGAGCCTGCTATGAAGATTATCAGTGGGGATGATAAATCCCATCTTAATGGTAGTTCTATAGGTCCTGCTGCTAACTCTACTGAGGCAAACTCACTGTCAGCACCAATTGAAAGCTTTCCATCACTATTGTTTGAGAGAGAAGCTATTCCCTCAACACCAAAGCTTGCAGCTGAAGGATCTCCTCTTCAGAGAGTCACCAAACCCCAATCAGATGGTTCTTCTGGTGGTACAAATATTATGAAGGCAGGGCCAGACACTTCAGCAACAGTTATCCTACCTGCAACTCTGTTTGGGAGAGAAGCTATTCTTCCAGAATCCAAGGCTGCTTCTGATGAACTTGTTCTTCGTAGAATGACCACACGGTCCACACCCCAGATCTGCAGTTCTCCTGGTGTTGCCAATAATGTGGACAGTAATATCAAGGATGTCATTCCACCTGCCGAATCTTAG